TCGGCGACCTCGGCGATCCCGGATCGGAGGTCTCCAAGCTGGTCGTCGCCCGCCATGGCCGCGACCTGATGCCTGAAATGGGCTACAAACCGACCAATAAGTATCTGCCCCCCCGACCGCGCAAGCTCGATCCGGCGTTGCTCGGCGCGCCCTTGGAGCTCAAGCCCCGAAAGACGAAAAAGGGCGAAAAGATTTTGGCCTGGGTAGACAACCTGCTATCGCGATAGGAGAAGCGCACCGATGCATCCCGCATTATCCGTTATATTTTTCACCACGGCGACCGGCGCCGGGTACGGTTTCCTCGCGCTGCTCGGCATTTTCGGGGCCAGCGGACTGCTGCCCTCCGACCGCTGGATGGGGTTGAGCGGCCTGATTGTCGCCCTCGGCCTGATCACCACCGGGCTGCTGTCATCGACCTTCCACCTCGGCCATCCCGAACGGGCGTGGCGGGCGTTCACCCAGTGGCGCTCGTCGTGGCTATCGCGTGAGGGCGTGGCCTCGGTGCTGACCTATATTCCGGCGCTCCTGCTCGGCGTCGGCTGGGTCGTCTTTCAGGATGTCAGCGGATTTTGGGCGGTAATGGGCGTCCTCGCCGCGGTGCTGTCGTGGTTGACGGTGGCGTGCACGGCGATGATCTACCGTTCGCTGCGTCCGATCCACCAATGGCACAACGACTTCACCGTGCCCAGCTATATCGTTCTCAGCCTGATGAGCGGGGCGGTCCTGATGTCGGCCCTGACCAAGCTGTTTTCCATCGACAACGGTTACATCCAAGGCCTGACCGTGATCACTCTGGCGATCGGTTGGGCGCTGAAAAGCGCTTACTGGAACTTCAACAAAAAATCGAAGGGCTTGCCCACCGTCAATTCCGCCATCGGGGTCGATGCCGGACGGGTCAACGTGCTGGAGGCGCCGCATACTTCGGACAACTACTTGCTCAAGGAGATGGGCTTTAAGGTGGCGCGCAAACACGCCGAGAGACTACGTCTTCTCTCCCACGTCATGGGGTTCGCCCTGCCTTTGCTGTTTTCCCTGATCGCCCTGTTCACCACCGGCGCGACGGCGGTGATCGCCAGTGTGCTGGCGTGGGCCTTGTGCTCGCTGGGAATTTTAGTGGAACGTTGGCTGTTTTTCGCCGAGGCGAAGCACTCGGTGACCTTGTATTACGGCGAGCAAACGGTCTAGTGGATCGACTCCGACGTTTCGCTCCCGCGAACCATCGGGCCGACCACTATCTATCTTTTTGTTGCAGTTTGATTTCTTCACACATTTGTGTCCAATTGCATCGGACTCAAATGTTAAACTCAAACCACTAGGGTCAGGACCTCTTAATCTTCCCGAGAAACGCCTCCCCGGACGGAAAAGCCCCCCACCGAACCGTGCCGCCGAACCATGAACGGAGCTTACATGCGTGAAACGTCATCCGCCGCCGTCCGCCGGGGGGGGATCCTTCTTGCCTGCGCGATTTTTCTGTGGGGGATGAACTGGCCGATTATGAAAATCGGCATCGGCTATATTCATCCGCTATGGTTCGCCGCGATCCGGGTCCTGCTGGGGGCGCTCACCCTTTTTACCTTTCTCGCTTTTCGCGGTGGAAACATTCTGCCAAATCGGCGTGAACTACCGATTTTACTGAGCGTCGGCGGCTTGCAAATCGGACTCGGCATGGCCTTGATCCACAGTGCGCTGCTGTATGTCGATGCGGGAAGATCGGCGATCATCGCCTATACCATGGCGCTGTGGGCGGCCCCCATGGCCGCCTGGGCCCTTGGGGAAAAATTAACCGTGGCCAAGGGGGCCGGATTGCTCATGGGGATCGTGGGGTTGCTGTTTCTGCTCAACCCGCTGACGTTTCCATGGGGCTGGAACACGGCGACGCTGGGCAACGTCCTGCTGCTTCTGGCCGCCGTTTCGTGGGCTATCGCCATCGTCCATGTGCGCGCCCACACATGGATACGCGGGCACCTGCAACTGTTGCCCTGGCAACTTTTGCTTGGCGGCGTTTTGATCTCCATCACCGCCCTGACCTTGGACGGCCCGCCGCACATTACGCCGTCGTGGACCTTGGGGGCGATTTTACTGTTTAACGGCCCACTGGCCACGGCGTTGGCGTTTTGGGCGTTTCTCGCCGCGGCGCGCGCGCTGACATCGAACGCCACGGCGATGGGATCGCTGGCGGTGCCGGTGGTCGGCTTCGCCGCGTCGCACCTGTTGCTGGGCGAACCGTTGAGCGCTTCGACCCTGGGCGGATTGGGTTTCATCGTCGGTGGCATTTTCCTCGCCACCATCGGCGGATTCAAGCGGCGGCGGACTTAATGACTTAATCCACGACGCGACGGCCCCCCCAAAAAAACAAAGGCCCTTGGGCGCTGGGCGTCCGGGGCCTTTGTTCGACGGCGCGCATCAAGGGCGAACTGCGCGCCGTCATCGTCTTTCATCGTTGCGCCGCGCGCTTAACGCACCAGCACGGAGTCCAAATCACCGAAGTCGAGCCCCCGAATGTCCGCTTTCGCCGCGAGAACTTGCACATACTGCGCTGCGCCGCGCCGCCAACTGGCCTCACTCAAGTACGATGCTATTCGTTCCCTGACGGCGTCGAAAGGCAACGTTTTCCCTTCGTCTTTGCGTTCGAGGCGCAGGACATGGACGCCAAAGCGGCTTTTCAGCGGCTCCGGGTACAGCTCTCCCGCCTCAAGACTCAGCAACGCCTTTTCGAACTCCGGCGCGGTATCTCCGTGCGTAATTTGTCCCAGGACACCACCGTCCTTGCCCGACGGACACGCCGATTGGGCGCGCGCCAAACGGGAAAATTCTCCGGGGTCGTCCCGTAAAATATCGAGACACCGCGATGCGTCTTCCTCCGCCTTGCGATAGGCCTCAGGGTCGTCGGGAGACGCCGTAAACAAGATATGCGCCGGTTCGAAGATATCCGCGCCGCGAAACCGCGACAGATTGGCGTGATAAAAGCGCCGACAACTTTCTTCGTCGGGGGTCGGCGTTTTGATTTCCCGTTCCAAAAGAACGCGATAGCGCGCCTCTTCGATATCTTCGTGCTTGCCCGGCGCGATTTCCATGGGAACCGCGGAAATTTCAAGTTTTTCCGCCTCCTGTTTCAAAAGCTCGCGCACGACAAGCGCCCTGGCCGCCGCAAAATATGCGCCATCGGGATCGGGGTCGGGATGGTTTTGCGCCTCGGCGGCAATCGCCTGGGAGGATATACGCACCCCGTTCACGCTAATCGTTTCCACCGCCGGATCGCCTGGGAGAGAAGTTCTCGCCATCGCCCTATTCTCCCGCTTGGGGGACGCCCCTTTTACGGGTACGCACGATTTGATAGCCCGGCCGCCAAAGATAACGCACCGGCGCGCTTAAGATGTGCACCAAACGCGTGAAAGGGAAGAGCAGGAAAATCGTCAGACCAAGGATAATATGCAGTTTGAAGATTATGTTGACGTCGGCGATGTGATCGGCGGCGGAACGGAACGTTAAAATATGTTGCGCCCAGATCATTAACTTGGTCATCTCCTCGCCGTCCAGATGCTGCGCCGAAACTGCGATCGTGCTCAAACCTAGCACCAATTGGAGCAATAAAATCAATATAATGGCGGTGTCGGCAAAAGAAGATGTCGCCTTTATTCTAGGATCGTTCAGGCGCCGGTGCGCCAACATCCCGCCGCCGATCAACGCCAGCACTCCGGCGACTCCGCCCACGCTCATCGCCAAGATTTGCTTCGCCTCGTGGCTGATTCCCAGGGCGCTAATCAGGGCGAGCGGGGTTAATAGACCGAACAGATGGCCGAAGAAAATGGTCAACACGCCGATGTGGAACAAAACCGAACCCACCATCAACTGCTTGCGACGCAACAGTTGGCTGGAGCTGGATTTCCATGTGTACGGTTCGCGGTCGTAGCGGATGATCGAACCCACGGCAAGAACCGACAGGGCGATGTAGGGGTAAATCCCAAAAAAGAAAGTGTTCATATCGAGAAGCCTCCTTAACGCCCGGCAGGGGCGGACGCGGGGGGAATAGGACGTTCGTTACGAGATGAGGGTGACGGCGCGGCCATCTCGCTCAACATATCGCGGGCGACGGGGCAACCTTGCTCGGCGTCGGGACCGAAAGTCACGGCGCTCTCCTCCCAAACTTTATCGAGCGCCGCGAGATCGCCCGGATCGTCGTCCTCGCCATCCAGCAAAGCCGCGACGGCGGGGGCGTCGTCCTCGGCCCCGGCCAGGAACACCAGGGCGTTGAAAACGTCGCCATAACCGCTTTTTCGTTTTTCCAGACGGACCTTGAGGGCCGCCAGAACGTGCCCCGCCTCGCCCAAAAGTCGGGCGGCTTCCGGCTTCTCCAACGTCGCCAGGAACTCAAGGAAGAGCGGCAAGTAATCCGGAAGCTCTTTCGCGCTTGGCGTCAGGCCGTGTTCTTCGTAAGTGCGCAAAAGATCGATCATCGCCTGTCCGCGTTCACGGCTTTCGCCGTGCACGTGCTCGAACAAGTTCAACGACAACGAACGGGTGCGATCGAAAAGCCAGACATAGCGTTCCTGGAGTTCGTAGAGGTCGCTGGACGCCGTCTCTCGAATAAACGTCTCCAAGGGTTCAAGATAGGCGCTCGGCAGTAATTTTTCCCGCCTTAGGACCTCGGAGAACGGGGCTATCGCGTCCAAAAGGTCCTTTTGAGGATACGACAACAGCGCCGATAAAACCTTATACGTGTCGATCATTCCGCGGCCTCCCCTGGGGATAAAGCCTCGGTCGGCGCGGTGAATTTCTTTTTCTTGGCGCCGAACAATCCCTTGTCGTTCATTCCCGTCGAACATCCGTTACCGGCGCTAAACCCGCAGCCGCCGCGGATGTCGTAGGCATCCTCGGCTTCTTCGCGGTGCGCGGTGGGGATGACGAAGCGATCCTCGTAATTGGCGATCGACATCAACTGGAACATCTCTTCGATTTGAAGCGCGCTTAGGCCGACCCGCGCCGCGATATCCTCGTCGATTACGCCGTCAACGGTCTTGGCGCGCATGTAGCCACGCATGGCGAGCATTTTCTCCAACGCCTCGGCGACCGGCTTTTCATCCCCCGCGGTAAGCATGTTGGCCAAATACCGCACCGGAATGCGCAAGGAACGCACATCGGGCATCTCCCCGTCATGGCCGATTAGGCCCGCTTCCGCCGCCGCTTGGATCGGCGACAATGGAGGGATATACCACACCATCGGCAGGGTGCGGTACTCGGGGTGCAAGGGGAAGGCGATTTTCCATTCCATCGCCATCTTCCATATCGGCGAGTTTTGCGCGCCTTTAATCCAATCCTCGTTGATCCCTTCGGCGCGCGCCGCCGCGATGACCTCGGGATCGTTGGGGTCGAGGAAGATATCGAGTTGGCTTTGATAAAGGTCTTTTTCATCGAGCGTCGAGGCGGCGTCGGAAATTTTGTCGGCGTCGTAAAGTAGAACGCCCAAATAGCGAATGCGCCCGACGCAGGTTTCCGAACACACCGTGGGCTGGCCCGATTCGATGCGCGGATAGCAAAAAATGCACTTTTCCGATTTTCCGGTTTGCCAGTTGTAATAGATTTTCTTGTACGGACAGCCCGAAACGCACATCCGCCAGCCTCGGCACTTGTCCTGATCGATCAGGACGATGCCGTCTTCTTCCCGCTTATAGATCGAGCCGGACGGACACGATGCGACGCACGCCGGGTTCAGGCAATGTTCGCAAAGCCGAGGCAGATACATCATGAAGGTATTTTCGAATTCGCCGTAGATTTGCTTTTCGATCCCGTCGAAATTGTAATCTTTCGAGCGTTTGGAAAATTCGCCGCCCAGGATTTCCTCCCAGTTGGGTCCCCATTCGATTTTTTCCATGCGCGCGCCGGTCAGTTTCGAACGCGGTCGGGCGGTGGGAAACGCCGTCATTTCCGGGGCGTTTTGCAAGTGCCCGTAATCGAAATCGAACGGTTCGTAGTAATCGTCGATCTCGGGCAAGTCGGGGTTGGCGAAAATGTTCGCCAAAACCCGCCAACGGGCCCCAATTTTCGGGTGCAATTTTCCCGCCTTGGTGCGGGTCCAGCCGCCGTTCCAGCGCTTCTGGTTCTCCCAATCCTTAGGAAAGCCGATCCCCGGCTTGGTCTCGACATTGTTGAACCAGGCGTATTCGACGCCGTCGCGGCTGGTCCAGACGTTCTTGCAGGTCACCGAACAGGTATGGCACCCGATGCATTTGTCCAGGTTCAGCACCATGGCGATTTGTGCGCGAACTTTCATTGTGCGGCCTCCTTTTCGGCGCCTGCCGGGCGATCGAGCCAATCGACCTTATCCAGCTTGCGGACGATGACGAATTCATCGCGATTCGAACCGACGGTTCCGTGGTAATTGAAGCCGTAGGACAACTGGGCGTACCCGCCGATCATGTGCGTCGGCTTTAAAACGGTGCGGGTGACCGAATTGTGGATGCCGCCGCGCTCGCCGGTGATCGCAGAGCCCGGAACGTTGACGATTTTTTCCTGAGCGTGATACATGAACACCGTGCCGTCCTTGATCCGTTGCGACACCACCGCGCGGGCGACGAGCGCGCCGTTGGCGTTGTAGGCCTCGATCCAGTCGTTATCGGCGATGCCCACGCTGGCGGCGTCGGTTTCCGATATCCAGACTACGGGTCCGCCCCGATTGAGGGTGAGCATCAACAGGTTGTCGGAATACGTCGAATGAATGCCCCATTTTTGGTGCGGGGTAATGAAATTCAGCACGATCTGCCGCGAGTTCCCTCCTTTGGAGAGAATTTTCGGCCGGATCGTTTTCAGATCGACCGGCGGGCGATAGACGCAAAATCCTTCGCCGAACGCGCGCATCCACAAATGATCTTGATAAAGCTGCTGGCGTCCGCTCAAGGTGCGCCACGGGATCAGTTCGTGCACGTTGGTATAGCCCGCGTTATAGCAAACGGTCTCGCTTTCGATCCCCGACCATGTGGGCGAGGATATAATTTTTCGTGGTTGCGCGGCGACGTCGCGAAAGCGAATTTTCTCGTCTTCCTTGGCGCGCGCCAAGTGCGCATGCTCGCGTCCGGTATTTTCCGACAGCGCGTCCCACGCCTTGACCGCGACCTCGCCGTTGGTCTCCGGGGCGAGCATCAAGATCACCTCGGTGGCGTCGATATCTTCTTCGATCTTCGCCAAGCCCCGGCTCACGCCTTCTTCGGTGACGACCCCGTTGAGGGCTTTGAGTTCTTCGATCTCGTGTTTGGTGTCCCAGGAAATGCCCTTGCCGCCGTTGCCCAACTTTTCCATCAGCGGGCCGACGGAACTGTATTTCTTGGCGAGGTTGGGATAATCCCGCTCGACCACCGCGATTTGAGGCATGGTGCGGCCGGGAACCGGATCGCATTCGCCGCGTTTCCAATCCTTGACGTCCATCGCCTGGGCGATTTCTCCCGGAGTATCGTGCAAAACGGGCGTCAGGACCACATCTTGTTCGACGCCCAAAACCTCGGAAGAGACATCGGAAAATTTCTCGGCGATGGTCTTGAAGATTTGCCAATCCGAGCGCGATTCCCATGCCGGATCGACCGCCGCCTGAAGCGGATGGATAAACGGGTGCATGTCCGAGGTATTGAGATCGTTTTTCTCGTACCACGTCGCCGTCGGCAGGACGATGTCGGAATACACCGCCGTTGTGGACATGCGGAAATCCAGGGTCACCAGCAGGTCGAGCTTGCCCTCCGGAGCTTGCTCGCGCCAAACCGCCTCTTGCGGTTTAACGCCGCCTTCCTCGCCCAGGTCCTGGCCCAGAACGCCGTGTTGAGCGCCCAGCAAATGTTTCAGGAAATACTCGTGCCCCTTGCCCGACGAACCCAACAGGTTGGACCGCCAAACAAACAAGTTACGCGGCCAGTTGATCGGATTGTCGGGATCTTCGCACGACATTTTCAAGTCGCCCGATTTCAGTTTGCCCACGACATAATCCTTGACGTCCACGCCCTCGCTTTCGGCTTCTCTGGCGATGTCCAGCGGATTGGTTTCCAACTGCGGGGCGGACGGTAGCCAGCCCATGCGCTCGGCGCGGATGTTATAGTCGATCAAAGAACCGTCCCACGGCCCTTCGGGCGCCGTCGGCGAGATGATTTCGTCAATACCAAGCTGCTCGTAGCGCCATTGGTCGGTGTGGGCGTACCACGCCGAGGTGGCGTTCATCTGGCGCGGCGGGCGCGACCAGTCGAGGGCGAAGGCCAGGGGCTGCCATCCGGTCTGCGGGCGCAGCTTTTCCTGCCCGACGTAGTGGCTCCACCCGCCGCCCGATTTACCGATGCACCCGCACATCACCAGCATGTTGATGATGCCACGGTAATTCATATCCATGTGGTACCAGTGGTTCAATCCCGCCCCCAGGATCACCATGGACTTGCCTTCGGTTTTTTCCGCGTTGAGGGCGAATTCCCGCGCCACGGTCACGATCGATTGCGCCGGCACGCCGGTAATTCGCTCCGCCCATGCCGGCGTGTAGGGAATATCCTCGTCGAACGACTTGGCCGCCCAATCGCCGCCGAGACCGCGATCCAAGCCGTAGTTGGCGCAGAACAGGTCGAACACGGTGGCGACGAGCATGTCACCTTCCTTGCCCGTTATCCGTTTCGCCGGAACATTACGGGGTAAGACACTGGGGTGATCGGTCCCCTCGAAGTGATCGTGTTCACGATTGCCGAAATAAGGGAAGGCGACGGCGACCACCTGGTCGTGATCGTCTTTGTCGATCAAGGTCTTCTTCAGGCTGATATCCCTGCCGGAGGAATCCCTTTCCTCAAGGTTCCATTTTCCTTTTTCGCCCCAACGGAAGCCGACCGAACCCACCGGCGCCACCAAATCGCCGCTTAAGGCATCGACGGCGACGGTTTTCCATTCCGGGTTGTTGGCCTCGCCCAGGTCGCCTTGGAGATCGGCGGCGCGAACAATCCGTTCGGGGATCAGCGCGCCGTCCTTCTCGACCAGGCGCACCAGCATCGTCATGTCGGTATACTTGCGGCAATAATCCTCGAAATACGCGACTTGGCGATCGAGATGGAACTCCCGCAAAATAACGTGGCCCAGCGCCATCGCCAGGGCGCTGTCGGTGCCTTGCTTGGGGTGCAGCCACAGATCGGAGAATTTCGCGGCTTCGGAATAGTCGGGCGTGACCACCACCGATTTCGTGCCCCGGTAACGCGCCTCGGAATAAAAATGCGCGTCGGGGGTGCGGGTTTGCGGAACGTTGGAGCCCCACAAAATCAAAAATCCGGCGTTGTACCAATCCGCCGATTCGGGCACATCGGTCTGCTCGCCCCAGGTCTGCGGACTGGACGGCGGCAGATCGCAGTACCAGTCGTAGAAGCTCATGCACACGCCACCCAACAGCGACAGGTATCGCGCGCCGGCGGCATAGGAAATCATCGACATCGCCGGGATCGGCGAAA
This genomic window from Varunaivibrio sulfuroxidans contains:
- a CDS encoding dimethyl sulfoxide reductase anchor subunit family protein; the encoded protein is MHPALSVIFFTTATGAGYGFLALLGIFGASGLLPSDRWMGLSGLIVALGLITTGLLSSTFHLGHPERAWRAFTQWRSSWLSREGVASVLTYIPALLLGVGWVVFQDVSGFWAVMGVLAAVLSWLTVACTAMIYRSLRPIHQWHNDFTVPSYIVLSLMSGAVLMSALTKLFSIDNGYIQGLTVITLAIGWALKSAYWNFNKKSKGLPTVNSAIGVDAGRVNVLEAPHTSDNYLLKEMGFKVARKHAERLRLLSHVMGFALPLLFSLIALFTTGATAVIASVLAWALCSLGILVERWLFFAEAKHSVTLYYGEQTV
- the narI gene encoding respiratory nitrate reductase subunit gamma, with translation MNTFFFGIYPYIALSVLAVGSIIRYDREPYTWKSSSSQLLRRKQLMVGSVLFHIGVLTIFFGHLFGLLTPLALISALGISHEAKQILAMSVGGVAGVLALIGGGMLAHRRLNDPRIKATSSFADTAIILILLLQLVLGLSTIAVSAQHLDGEEMTKLMIWAQHILTFRSAADHIADVNIIFKLHIILGLTIFLLFPFTRLVHILSAPVRYLWRPGYQIVRTRKRGVPQAGE
- a CDS encoding nitrate reductase subunit alpha, whose translation is MSLLLDRLNFFTSKKTETFSAGHGETTGEDRSWEEAYRGRWRHDKIVRSTHGVNCTGSCSWKIYVKSGIVTWETQQTDYPRTRPDMPNHEPRGCGRGASYSWYLYSGNRAKYPMVRAKLLKAYRRLRSKHAPVAAWKTLQDDPILRAEYVQARGNGGFVRATWDEAAEIIAAANAYTAKTYGPDRVFGFSPIPAMSMISYAAGARYLSLLGGVCMSFYDWYCDLPPSSPQTWGEQTDVPESADWYNAGFLILWGSNVPQTRTPDAHFYSEARYRGTKSVVVTPDYSEAAKFSDLWLHPKQGTDSALAMALGHVILREFHLDRQVAYFEDYCRKYTDMTMLVRLVEKDGALIPERIVRAADLQGDLGEANNPEWKTVAVDALSGDLVAPVGSVGFRWGEKGKWNLEERDSSGRDISLKKTLIDKDDHDQVVAVAFPYFGNREHDHFEGTDHPSVLPRNVPAKRITGKEGDMLVATVFDLFCANYGLDRGLGGDWAAKSFDEDIPYTPAWAERITGVPAQSIVTVAREFALNAEKTEGKSMVILGAGLNHWYHMDMNYRGIINMLVMCGCIGKSGGGWSHYVGQEKLRPQTGWQPLAFALDWSRPPRQMNATSAWYAHTDQWRYEQLGIDEIISPTAPEGPWDGSLIDYNIRAERMGWLPSAPQLETNPLDIAREAESEGVDVKDYVVGKLKSGDLKMSCEDPDNPINWPRNLFVWRSNLLGSSGKGHEYFLKHLLGAQHGVLGQDLGEEGGVKPQEAVWREQAPEGKLDLLVTLDFRMSTTAVYSDIVLPTATWYEKNDLNTSDMHPFIHPLQAAVDPAWESRSDWQIFKTIAEKFSDVSSEVLGVEQDVVLTPVLHDTPGEIAQAMDVKDWKRGECDPVPGRTMPQIAVVERDYPNLAKKYSSVGPLMEKLGNGGKGISWDTKHEIEELKALNGVVTEEGVSRGLAKIEEDIDATEVILMLAPETNGEVAVKAWDALSENTGREHAHLARAKEDEKIRFRDVAAQPRKIISSPTWSGIESETVCYNAGYTNVHELIPWRTLSGRQQLYQDHLWMRAFGEGFCVYRPPVDLKTIRPKILSKGGNSRQIVLNFITPHQKWGIHSTYSDNLLMLTLNRGGPVVWISETDAASVGIADNDWIEAYNANGALVARAVVSQRIKDGTVFMYHAQEKIVNVPGSAITGERGGIHNSVTRTVLKPTHMIGGYAQLSYGFNYHGTVGSNRDEFVIVRKLDKVDWLDRPAGAEKEAAQ
- a CDS encoding DMT family transporter → MRETSSAAVRRGGILLACAIFLWGMNWPIMKIGIGYIHPLWFAAIRVLLGALTLFTFLAFRGGNILPNRRELPILLSVGGLQIGLGMALIHSALLYVDAGRSAIIAYTMALWAAPMAAWALGEKLTVAKGAGLLMGIVGLLFLLNPLTFPWGWNTATLGNVLLLLAAVSWAIAIVHVRAHTWIRGHLQLLPWQLLLGGVLISITALTLDGPPHITPSWTLGAILLFNGPLATALAFWAFLAAARALTSNATAMGSLAVPVVGFAASHLLLGEPLSASTLGGLGFIVGGIFLATIGGFKRRRT
- a CDS encoding peptidylprolyl isomerase; amino-acid sequence: MARTSLPGDPAVETISVNGVRISSQAIAAEAQNHPDPDPDGAYFAAARALVVRELLKQEAEKLEISAVPMEIAPGKHEDIEEARYRVLLEREIKTPTPDEESCRRFYHANLSRFRGADIFEPAHILFTASPDDPEAYRKAEEDASRCLDILRDDPGEFSRLARAQSACPSGKDGGVLGQITHGDTAPEFEKALLSLEAGELYPEPLKSRFGVHVLRLERKDEGKTLPFDAVRERIASYLSEASWRRGAAQYVQVLAAKADIRGLDFGDLDSVLVR
- the narH gene encoding nitrate reductase subunit beta produces the protein MKVRAQIAMVLNLDKCIGCHTCSVTCKNVWTSRDGVEYAWFNNVETKPGIGFPKDWENQKRWNGGWTRTKAGKLHPKIGARWRVLANIFANPDLPEIDDYYEPFDFDYGHLQNAPEMTAFPTARPRSKLTGARMEKIEWGPNWEEILGGEFSKRSKDYNFDGIEKQIYGEFENTFMMYLPRLCEHCLNPACVASCPSGSIYKREEDGIVLIDQDKCRGWRMCVSGCPYKKIYYNWQTGKSEKCIFCYPRIESGQPTVCSETCVGRIRYLGVLLYDADKISDAASTLDEKDLYQSQLDIFLDPNDPEVIAAARAEGINEDWIKGAQNSPIWKMAMEWKIAFPLHPEYRTLPMVWYIPPLSPIQAAAEAGLIGHDGEMPDVRSLRIPVRYLANMLTAGDEKPVAEALEKMLAMRGYMRAKTVDGVIDEDIAARVGLSALQIEEMFQLMSIANYEDRFVIPTAHREEAEDAYDIRGGCGFSAGNGCSTGMNDKGLFGAKKKKFTAPTEALSPGEAAE
- the narJ gene encoding nitrate reductase molybdenum cofactor assembly chaperone, coding for MIDTYKVLSALLSYPQKDLLDAIAPFSEVLRREKLLPSAYLEPLETFIRETASSDLYELQERYVWLFDRTRSLSLNLFEHVHGESRERGQAMIDLLRTYEEHGLTPSAKELPDYLPLFLEFLATLEKPEAARLLGEAGHVLAALKVRLEKRKSGYGDVFNALVFLAGAEDDAPAVAALLDGEDDDPGDLAALDKVWEESAVTFGPDAEQGCPVARDMLSEMAAPSPSSRNERPIPPASAPAGR